A region from the Lycium barbarum isolate Lr01 chromosome 8, ASM1917538v2, whole genome shotgun sequence genome encodes:
- the LOC132605550 gene encoding transcription factor UPBEAT1: protein MGIFSHTPNKGNCDLSDPFLGSQRSTRRQRVMTYNVVKGRHIKGKRCKSILMKRRVRVEGSRRSENEIGRKVRVLKKLIPDSDDFDLEGLFRETADYILALEMRVRVMQVMVNVLSPSNSD, encoded by the coding sequence ATGGGTATAttctctcatactcctaacaAGGGAAACTGCGATTTAAGCGATCCCTTTTTAGGAAGCCAACGCAGTACAAGGAGACAAAGGGTCATGACTTATAACGTCGTGAAGGGAAGGCATATCAAAGGCAAAAGGTGCAAAAGCATTCTAATGAAGAGAAGGGTACGCGTAGAAGGTTCTAGAAGGTCCGAGAATGAGATTGGAAGGAAGGTTAGGGTACTCAAGAAGTTGATTCCAGACTCTGATGATTTTGACTTGGAAGGGCTGTTCAGAGAGACGGCTGATTACATTTTAGCTTTAGAAATGAGAGTTAGGGTCATGCAAGTTATGGTAAATGTGTTGTCACCTTCTAATAGTGACTAG
- the LOC132604901 gene encoding transcription factor JAMYB-like, protein MEISVEMRKGPWSSDEDSKLIHYISLLGQGRWNSLAHFAGLKRTGKSCRLRWLNYLRPNLRRGKLTPQEQLLILLLHFRFGNRWAKIAENLPGRSDNDVKNYWRTKVQKHAKKQHCDVNSQQFRDFLLYQWLPYLAEQIRAPSSSSSSSSTSHMSYAEIMMHNTPNFVQTGINGSTDMTCPNIHVSSTDSFEAEVTVPLIDDGNIWNSLSSFEDGFSDFSSQEMAVYEDQYCNNWTSATLEIFPDETPCLDAMDL, encoded by the exons ATGGAAATATCAGTGGAGATGAGGAAAGGACCATGGAGTTCGGATGAAGACTCTAAACTCATCCATTACATCTCCCTACTTGGACAGGGACGCTGGAATTCTCTCGCTCACTTTGCCG GGTTGAAGCGTACAGGTAAGAGCTGCAGGTTGAGATGGTTGAATTATTTGCGACCTAATTTACGACGAGGAAAACTTACTCCTCAAGAGCAGCTTCTTATTTTACTGCTTCATTTTCGCTTTGGAAATCG atgGGCAAAGATTGCAGAGAACTTGCCAGGAAGAAGTGATAACGATGTTAAGAATTACTGGAGAACTAAAGTACAAAAACATGCAAAAAAGCAGCATTGCGACGTCAATAGCCAGCAATTTCGAGACTTCCTTCTATATCAATGGCTGCCCTATCTGGCTGAACAAATACGTGCCCCAtcatcgtcttcttcttcttcttctacttcTCACATGAGTTACGCTGAAATCATGATGCATAATACTCCTAATTTTGTTCAAACTGGGATTAATGGATCCACTGACATGACATGTCCAAACATTCATGTCTCATCGACGGATTCCTTCGAAGCAGAAGTTACAGTACCGCTGATAGATGATGGTAATATTTGGAACAGCTTGTCCAGCTTTGAAGATGGTTTTTCTGATTTTTCAAGCCAAGAAATGGCGGTTTATGAGGATCAGTACTGTAACAATTGGACAAGCGCAACATTAGAAATATTTCCAGATGAAACGCCATGTTTGGATGCAATGGACCTTTAG
- the LOC132604902 gene encoding transcription factor MYB2-like, with product MDISVEMRKGPWSSDEDSKLIHYISLLGQGRWDSLAHFAGLKRTGKSCRLRWLNYLRPSLRRGKLTPQEQLLILLLHFRFGNRWAKIAENLPGRSDNDVKNYWRTKVQKHAKKLHCDVNSQQFGDFLLYQWLPYLAEQIRAPSSSHEHDDNIWDTEVNTPNIVQTKINGSTGMTCPNVVSSTDSFEAEVTVPLIDDNIWNMSSFEDGIISDFSSSDMLLYEDQYYPESATSELFPDETICLDDMDLWLFP from the exons ATGGATATATCAGTGGAGATGAGGAAAGGACCATGGAGTTCGGATGAAGACTCTAAACTCATCCATTACATCTCCCTACTTGGACAGGGACGCTGGGATTCTCTCGCTCACTTTGCCG GGTTGAAGCGTACAGGTAAGAGCTGCAGGTTGAGATGGTTGAATTATTTGCGACCTAGTTTACGACGAGGAAAACTTACTCCTCAAGAGCAGCTTCTTATTTTACTGCTTCATTTCCGCTTTGGAAATCG ATGGGCAAAGATTGCAGAGAACTTGCCAGGAAGAAGTGATAACGATGTTAAAAATTACTGGAGAACTAAAGTACAAAAGCATGCAAAAAAGCTGCATTGCGACGTCAATAGCCAGCAATTTGGAGACTTCCTTCTATATCAATGGCTGCCCTATCTGGCTGAACAAATACGTGCCCCATCATCATCTCACGAACATGATGATAATATTTGGGACACTGAAGTAAATACTCCGAATATTGTTCAAACTAAGATTAATGGATCCACAGGCATGACATGTCCAAATGTTGTCTCATCAACGGATTCCTTCGAAGCAGAAGTCACAGTACCATTGATAGATGATAATATTTGGAACATGTCTAGCTTTGAAGATGGAATTATTTCTGATTTTTCAAGCTCAGATATGCTGCTTTATGAGGATCAGTATTATCCGGAAAGTGCAACATCAGAACTATTTCCAGATGAAACGATATGTTTGGATGATATGGACCTTTGGCTCTTTCCTTAG
- the LOC132605549 gene encoding pentatricopeptide repeat-containing protein At4g02750-like: MPALRTFAVCRNLNKTINTFIANGNLQEARKLFDQSPNLRNIVSWNSLIAGYFKHNNIRQAEHLFDEMPQRDVISWNTMLSGYRNANNPEKVYRCFLCMRRYGDDRPNELTFAVAISSFLHIDFKHLIPQLHGLVVCLGISLNVFVGSALMRGYVDLEDYKGLARVFDEILDKDVTPWNVLILGYMKFGCTSEAQTAFDMMPRRNFFTWSTLINGYIENKKLNEARYIFDKMSEKDVVSWTAMIRGYVQYGDFMKALELFKLMLNEGTTRPNHFTFSTVLDACAGHSAVLVGNQVHTCILKSGFPLDVVLLTSLVDMYAKCGDIEVAFCIFESIDRRNLVAWNSIIGGYARHGLAERAIQEFERMVKSGIRPDEITFINLVYACGHGGLVEEGERIFNSMVTDYGLKAEMEHYACMVDLYGKAGQLEKAEKLIEGMPFKPDVVVWGALLGACGMHSCIELGEIAANGIYTLENDNPAVYSVLSKIYGDKGVCTDITGLDKLMKKWRATKQKAGSWIE, from the coding sequence ATGCCCGCACTTCGCACCTTTGCTGTTTGCCGCAATTTAAACAAAACAATCAACACCTTTATCGCAAACGGAAACCTCCAAGAAGCTCGGAAGCTCTTCGATCAAAGCCCCAACTTAAGAAACATCGTATCATGGAATTCCCTTATCGCTGGTTACTTCAAACACAACAACATCCGACAAGCCGAACACCTGTTCGACGAAATGCCTCAAAGAGATGTCATTTCCTGGAACACCATGCTCTCCGGATATCGCAACGCTAACAACCCGGAGAAAGTGTATAGATGCTTTCTATGTATGAGAAGATATGGAGACGACAGACCTAATGAGCTCACTTTCGCGGTAGCGATTAGTTCCTTCTTGCATATAGATTTCAAGCATTTGATCCCTCAGCTTCACGGTCTCGTGGTTTGTCTCGGGATAAGTCTCAATGTATTTGTAGGATCAGCATTGATGAGGGGTTATGTTGATTTGGAAGATTACAAAGGTTTAGCTCGAGTTTTTGATGAGATTTTGGACAAAGATGTTACGCCCTGGAATGTGTTGATTTTGGGTTACATGAAATTTGGGTGCACAAGTGAGGCTCAGACGGCTTTTGATATGATGCCTAGGAGAAATTTTTTTACTTGGAGTACTTTAATCAATGGGTACATTGAGAACAAGAAGCTTAATGAAGCTCGGTACATTTTTGATAAGATGAGTGAGAAAGATGTGGTTTCTTGGACAGCAATGATAAGAGGATATGTGCAATATGGAGACTTTATGAAGGCTTTGGAATTGTTTAAGTTGATGTTGAACGAAGGAACTACTCGTCCTAATCATTTTACGTTTTCAACTGTTTTAGATGCCTGTGCAGGCCACTCTGCTGTTCTCGTGGGTAATCAAGTTCACACGTGCATCTTGAAGTCGGGTTTCCCTCTTGATGTCGTTTTGTTAACCTCCCTTGTTGACATGTACGCAAAATGTGGAGACATTGAAGTTGCTTTCTGCATTTTTGAGTCCATTGATAGAAGGAATTTGGTAGCTTGGAATTCGATCATTGGAGGTTATGCGAGACACGGGCTTGCAGAGAGGGCAATTCAGGAGTTTGAGAGGATGGTGAAGAGTGGTATCAGGCCCGATGAAATTACTTTTATTAATTTGGTATATGCATGTGGTCACGGTGGATTAGTCGAGGAAGGTGAGAGAATTTTCAATTCGATGGTAACAGATTACGGATTGAAAGCAGAAATGGAACACTATGCATGTATGGTGGACTTGTATGGAAAGGCAGGTCAGCTTGAGAAAGCAGAAAAATTGATCGAGGGGATGCCTTTTAAGCCTGATGTGGTTGTATGGGGGGCATTATTGGGAGCCTGTGGCATGCATTCATGTATAGAGCTCGGAGAGATTGCAGCAAATGGAATCTACACATTGGAGAACGACAATCCTGCAGTATACTCGGTGCTATCTAAAATCTATGGTGACAAAGGAGTGTGCACTGACATAACTGGTTTGGATAAGTTGATGAAGAAATGGCGTGCTACGAAGCAGAAGgctggtagttggattgaatga
- the LOC132606002 gene encoding uncharacterized protein LOC132606002 → MWLQKWVLLPALPFHLHAWHYLKQIVSNVGTPLELDMATKNRNRPSMAKIRVKIDLLKPQPDQVWFGIEKENSHLKGFYQKLEYEGIPKYCRHCRKLGHMMVDCRVLEKKKAAEAKKIENDNATIQIQESNPEENRNKIDVPEKVENKNGNKKNDKATTNATQNRRDGTDKVAKNNYQVGKGEDNAKSSKKANNKKMPNKKPSMLLNIIQSTKRKKQRKKEKKAKESSNSTEERMTNMNNNVSSQPSAPNIGIELPDTQQVDEGLSLNAQYQQLEKIAQSSPDKVDQLANNNDNIIFHNNNQQNMQPHLYNLDKETLSILLEIRALPGIKLTVDLNTGPDNLYDEETNQEQKENGEAKKQQHSEDKENNNVHQQIEVSSPNRITVMIPKDQLQTETVETNNNDGFSPARNTKNKIKKNNKKDKDNTYSRNKRRNKN, encoded by the coding sequence ATGTGGCTTCAGAAATGGGTCCTTTTACCTGCTCTGCCATTTCATCTTCATGCTTGGCATTATCTTAAGCAAATTGTTAGTAACGTCGGAACCCCTTTGGAACTAGATATGGCTACAAAAAACAGAAATAGGCCAAGCATGGCCAAAATCCGTGTCAAAATTGACCTACTCAAACCTCAACCAGATCAGGTATGGTTTGGTATTGAGAAAGAAAACTCCCATCTGAAGGGATTCTACCAGAAACTAGAGTACGAGGGCATCCCCAAATACTGTAGACATTGTAGGAAATTAGGACATATGATGGTTGATTGTCGCGTGTTGGAAAAGAAGAAGGCTGCCGAGGCTAAGAAAATTGAGAACGACAATGCTACAATTCAGATTCAAGAGAGCAATCCTGAAGAGAATAGAAATAAGATTGATGTGCCAGAAAAGGTTGAGAACAAAAATGGGAACAAGAAGAATGACAAAGCTACCACCAATGCAACCCAAAATAGAAGAGATGGCACAGATAAGGTGGCAAAAAACAATTATCAAGTTGGCAAGGGAGAGGATAACGCTAAGTCTAGTAAGAAGGCCAACAACAAGAAAATGCCCAATAAAAAACCTAGTATGTTACTAAATATCATTCAATCTACCAAGAGAAAGAAgcaaaggaagaaagaaaagaaagccaAAGAATCCAGTAACTCTACAGAGGAGCGGATGACTAACATGAACAACAATGTTTCATCCCAGCCATCTGCCCCTAATATTGGCATAGAACTTCCTGATACTCAACAGGTTGATGAGGGGTTGAGTTTGAATGCTCAATACCAGCAACTTGAAAAAATAGCTCAGAGCAGTCCTGATAAAGTCGATCAACTCgccaacaacaatgacaacatcattttccataaCAATAACCAGCAAAATATGCAGCCTCATTTGTACAATCTGGATAAGGAAACTCTTAGTATTCTCCTAGAGATTAGGGCTCTTCCAGGTATAAAATTGACTGTTGATCTAAATACTGGCCCCGATAATCTTTATGATGAGGAAACAAACCAGGAACAAAAAGAAAATGGCGAAGCTAAGAAGCAGCAACATTCAGAGGACAAGGAAAACAACAATGTGCACCAACAGATAGAGGTCTCCTCCCCGAATAGAATCACGGTTATGATACCTAAGGACCAGCTTCAAACTGAAACGGtggagaccaacaacaatgatggATTCTCTCCAGCAAGGAACACcaaaaacaaaatcaagaaaaacaaCAAGAAGGACAAAGACAACACTTACTCCCGAAATAAGAGGAGAAACAAAAATTGA